One Phocaeicola dorei genomic region harbors:
- a CDS encoding MlaD family protein, with amino-acid sequence MTKEVKIGLIGIAALAMLIFGINYLKGINMFQSANYYYVEYTNINGLAGSSPVFANGYKVGTVRNINYNYAKPGHVTVEVEVDKEMRIPKGSAGELVTEMLGTVKMNLLLNFNSTEYYQPGDTLPGKTNAGLMGAAEEKLVPQIEQMLPKMDSILHSLNKILADPALGATLHNAEKLTANLDVTTRQLNILMQRDLPQLTGKLNTIADNFITISDNLKGIDYASTFNKIDSTLYNVQMLTEKLNRKDNSIGLLFNDPTFYQNLSATTANAATLLEDLKAHPKRYVHFSLFGKKDK; translated from the coding sequence ATGACGAAAGAGGTAAAAATAGGATTAATAGGCATCGCTGCATTGGCTATGCTGATCTTTGGTATCAACTACCTGAAAGGAATAAATATGTTCCAATCTGCCAACTACTATTATGTAGAATATACCAATATAAACGGATTAGCCGGATCAAGCCCCGTCTTTGCCAATGGTTACAAAGTAGGTACAGTAAGAAATATCAATTACAACTATGCTAAACCGGGACATGTCACAGTAGAAGTGGAAGTAGACAAGGAAATGCGTATCCCTAAAGGAAGTGCAGGAGAATTGGTTACAGAAATGCTGGGAACAGTAAAGATGAACTTACTCCTTAACTTTAATTCTACAGAATACTATCAACCGGGGGATACACTGCCTGGCAAAACGAATGCGGGACTCATGGGAGCCGCTGAAGAAAAGCTAGTTCCTCAAATAGAGCAGATGCTGCCCAAAATGGATTCTATCCTACATTCATTAAATAAAATATTAGCTGATCCTGCATTGGGTGCAACCTTACACAACGCAGAAAAACTGACAGCCAATCTGGATGTGACAACACGTCAATTAAACATATTAATGCAAAGGGATCTTCCGCAACTTACTGGAAAACTAAACACGATTGCTGATAATTTCATTACTATCAGCGACAACTTGAAAGGTATTGATTATGCATCAACATTCAATAAAATAGATTCCACTTTATATAATGTACAAATGCTGACAGAAAAACTCAATCGCAAGGACAACAGTATCGGCTTACTATTCAATGATCCTACCTTCTACCAAAATCTGAGTGCGACAACAGCAAATGCTGCAACCTTATTGGAGGATTTGAAAGCGCATCCTAAACGTTATGTACATTTCTCTTTGTTTGGGAAGAAAGATAAGTAA
- a CDS encoding site-specific integrase, whose translation MAKKKQEVKLKEPVRIRFKQLANGNQSIYLDYYTGDVIRKENYVGGKRQYEFLKLYLIPEKTREDKAKNETTLALAKAIQSKRIVELQNDAHGFQNTNKSKANVIDYLMNMRSQSKERGSLNYEKTVGNTIRELKLFRGDYIAFRDIDKDFLNSFVDFLKQAKKASKFGLLKAGGVLSNNSVIAYYGVLRTAINRAYKEGIITVNPTKEFDFASKVKAEVSRREYLTIEELRQLIGTECKYEIMKQAFLFSCLCGLRVSDIRKLKWNDLQKSGERIRIEIKMQKTKEPLYLPISDEALKWLPQQNEAKGDDLIFPLTHEGTINKILQKWAKDAGVTKHISFHLGRHSSFLF comes from the coding sequence ATGGCGAAGAAGAAACAAGAAGTTAAATTGAAAGAGCCTGTAAGGATTAGATTCAAGCAGCTTGCCAATGGTAACCAGTCCATCTACTTGGATTATTATACAGGTGATGTCATTAGAAAGGAAAATTATGTTGGCGGTAAACGGCAATATGAATTTTTGAAGTTATACCTTATACCCGAAAAAACGAGAGAGGATAAGGCGAAGAACGAAACTACATTAGCTCTTGCAAAAGCTATTCAAAGCAAGCGGATAGTAGAGTTACAGAATGATGCACACGGCTTTCAGAACACAAATAAATCAAAGGCGAATGTGATTGATTATTTAATGAACATGAGAAGCCAATCCAAAGAGCGTGGCAGTCTGAACTATGAAAAAACAGTCGGTAATACTATCCGTGAGTTAAAGTTGTTCAGAGGGGACTATATCGCTTTTCGTGATATAGATAAGGACTTCTTAAATAGCTTTGTGGATTTCTTGAAACAAGCGAAGAAAGCAAGCAAGTTTGGTTTGTTAAAGGCTGGGGGCGTATTAAGTAATAATTCCGTTATTGCTTACTATGGAGTGCTGCGTACCGCTATAAATAGAGCCTATAAAGAGGGGATTATTACGGTTAACCCAACGAAAGAGTTTGATTTTGCCAGTAAGGTAAAAGCGGAAGTCAGCCGCAGGGAGTATTTGACAATAGAGGAATTGAGGCAGCTTATCGGAACAGAATGCAAGTATGAGATAATGAAACAAGCCTTTCTTTTCAGTTGTTTGTGTGGATTGCGTGTAAGCGATATAAGAAAATTGAAGTGGAACGATTTACAGAAAAGCGGTGAAAGAATAAGAATTGAAATCAAGATGCAGAAAACCAAAGAACCGCTTTATCTTCCTATATCCGATGAAGCGTTAAAGTGGCTACCGCAACAAAATGAAGCAAAGGGCGATGATTTGATTTTTCCTTTGACGCATGAGGGAACTATAAATAAAATACTTCAAAAATGGGCGAAAGATGCAGGAGTTACTAAGCATATCTCGTTTCATCTTGGAAGACATTCAAGTTTTCTTTTCTAA
- a CDS encoding two-component regulator propeller domain-containing protein, with translation MKKNLLLILMCFVCGLVYAHDGLNFRNLDVKSGISDNYVRSVLRDQYGFMWFATLNGLNRYDGYQFKKYTTTQLGAYNNDIESIAEDAAGNIWIKGPVSYYIYDREQDKLENKIQPVLNKYGITGEVSYLTVDKDYNLWCTVMDTLFHYDFAKSKLHTFQLPGKEKMQQVVCRRSCAYLLFSNGEIARIDSNFQHIRPETRRTLSSGLQYNLYIDTVDRLWFYASHASGLQCYDTNQKQWIDYVGRQEVTDALITAVMDDGDGNLWIGTDDKGVYISYNQDKQLVRINKKSENPFSLADNHINCFFKDNQNTMWVGTGKQGVSFAALDKIAFNTCFLPEQEDVKCLQEDKEGNLWMGFDGEGLIRQDAGKASYTRFKMKKHSIPSDLIICSCLDAKSRLWFGTYGGGAFYEQGGTFIPLRNAAPASLKYIRRIAEDANGTIWFGTFMQGLYAMDADGNFTAYTMDSSILQTNSIMDLAYSGGRNLYVGTSSGLYSMDIYTRKMVPLTGNKAGTQSLPDSYITCLFYDSRGLLWIGTRTGMTVFDEKKDGMIHLSIEDGLSHQCIRAVTEDKYKNIWVATDHGITNIWVAASPTGKSSSYLCYPYFEEDGIGDMTFNSHSITCTGQGEILMGGIGGYLKITPRPTDFYNRSGNPVVFTDLLLANQKMEVGSRTSNGRILLPKNIQLLEEITMDYSDSNFALEVSSMDYQNRHKQQFAYRLGEQEEWVKLEGNRIHFNRLSYGTFRLQVKVYEPNGYDNPVSSLLIHVRPPFWLSLPAYGCYALMVIFLFLLILRNTQRKHKRLMEQQKHEMEITQQHEMDEAKMRFFTNVSHDLRTPLALIITPLEKLLASESARNLKADLELIHRNAVALLDEVNQLLDFRKLDKQKAQLSLSYGNLSDFVKETCDSFKELSLKNGIQLELNLMDADISMSFDRNKMQRILLNLLSNAAKYNREDGSVVVTVDKIRVSEKEHVRIQVADTGIGIKDENKEKVFDRFFQEQHAATTYVGSGIGLHIVKEYVTLHQGTIRITDNRPQGSIFVITLPVVGGTNEERQLCHGSQEEGISVLVVEDNDDFRRFLVGCLKEHYQVFEASNGKEALEILSQQSVQMVISDVMMPVMDGLELCHAVKTDIRFSHIPVILLTARTAEEHVLGGLREGADDYITKPFNLDILLLRIQKLLQWTQSNHEKFGKMEVSPSEITISSLDEQLIEKAIRIVEENMDNSEFSVEELSAQIGISRSGLYKKLMSITGKSPLEFMRILRLKRGKQLLEKSQLSISQIAYQVGLSPKQFAKYFKEEYGCLPSEYN, from the coding sequence ATGAAAAAGAACTTGCTCCTGATTTTGATGTGTTTTGTCTGTGGGCTTGTATATGCGCACGACGGATTAAACTTTAGAAATCTTGATGTGAAGTCCGGGATTTCGGATAATTATGTACGGTCTGTTCTGCGCGACCAGTATGGCTTCATGTGGTTTGCCACGCTCAACGGTCTGAACAGATACGATGGTTATCAGTTCAAGAAATACACAACGACCCAATTAGGGGCTTACAACAATGACATTGAATCTATCGCAGAAGATGCGGCAGGCAATATTTGGATAAAAGGTCCCGTCAGTTATTATATCTACGATCGGGAACAAGATAAATTGGAGAACAAGATACAGCCTGTCTTAAATAAATATGGAATAACGGGAGAGGTGAGCTATCTTACTGTCGATAAGGATTACAACCTGTGGTGTACCGTGATGGATACGTTGTTCCATTATGATTTTGCAAAGAGTAAGTTGCATACCTTTCAACTGCCTGGAAAGGAAAAAATGCAACAGGTTGTTTGTCGGCGTTCGTGTGCCTATCTGCTCTTCTCGAATGGAGAAATAGCCCGCATCGATTCAAACTTTCAACATATCCGTCCGGAAACACGAAGAACCCTCTCTTCCGGTTTGCAATATAACCTTTATATAGATACGGTGGACAGGCTTTGGTTTTACGCTTCGCATGCTTCGGGCTTGCAATGTTATGATACCAATCAAAAACAATGGATAGATTACGTGGGTAGGCAGGAAGTGACAGATGCGTTGATAACTGCCGTAATGGATGACGGGGACGGCAATTTATGGATTGGAACGGATGACAAAGGAGTTTATATCAGTTACAATCAAGACAAGCAATTGGTGCGGATAAACAAGAAATCAGAGAATCCTTTTTCATTGGCCGACAATCATATCAATTGTTTTTTCAAAGACAATCAGAACACCATGTGGGTAGGAACGGGCAAACAGGGAGTATCTTTTGCCGCTTTGGATAAAATAGCCTTCAACACTTGTTTCTTGCCGGAACAGGAAGACGTGAAATGCTTGCAGGAAGACAAGGAAGGAAACCTGTGGATGGGGTTCGATGGAGAGGGGCTAATCCGACAGGATGCGGGCAAGGCCTCTTATACGCGCTTTAAAATGAAAAAACACTCCATCCCTTCCGATTTGATTATTTGTTCGTGTCTGGATGCCAAGAGCAGGCTTTGGTTCGGAACTTATGGAGGAGGAGCTTTTTATGAACAAGGAGGAACGTTCATTCCCTTGCGTAATGCCGCTCCCGCTTCATTGAAATACATCCGACGCATAGCGGAAGATGCGAACGGAACCATTTGGTTCGGTACGTTTATGCAAGGATTGTATGCCATGGATGCCGATGGGAACTTTACCGCCTATACGATGGATTCTTCCATCCTCCAAACGAACAGTATCATGGATCTGGCTTATTCGGGAGGACGTAACCTGTATGTCGGAACCAGCAGCGGACTTTATTCCATGGATATCTATACGCGAAAGATGGTTCCCCTAACAGGGAATAAAGCTGGGACTCAGTCCTTGCCCGATTCTTATATCACCTGTCTGTTTTATGACAGTCGTGGATTGTTGTGGATTGGTACTCGTACCGGAATGACTGTTTTTGACGAGAAAAAGGATGGAATGATACACCTTTCTATAGAAGACGGGCTGTCGCACCAGTGCATTCGTGCCGTGACGGAAGACAAGTATAAGAACATTTGGGTGGCGACCGATCATGGAATAACAAATATTTGGGTGGCGGCCTCTCCGACGGGAAAGTCTTCATCCTACTTGTGTTACCCCTATTTTGAAGAAGACGGTATTGGCGATATGACTTTTAACTCACATTCCATTACCTGCACCGGGCAAGGGGAAATCCTGATGGGAGGCATTGGCGGATATTTGAAAATAACTCCCCGGCCAACCGACTTCTACAATCGTTCCGGGAATCCTGTTGTATTTACCGACTTGCTGTTGGCGAATCAGAAAATGGAAGTCGGTTCCCGTACTTCCAACGGACGCATCCTGCTCCCCAAAAACATTCAGCTATTAGAGGAGATAACCATGGACTATTCCGATAGTAATTTTGCGCTGGAGGTATCGTCCATGGATTATCAGAATCGGCACAAGCAGCAATTTGCCTATCGCTTGGGAGAACAGGAGGAATGGGTGAAGCTGGAGGGAAACCGCATTCATTTCAACCGTTTGTCTTACGGGACCTTCCGATTGCAAGTAAAAGTGTATGAGCCTAACGGATACGACAATCCTGTATCTTCTTTACTTATTCACGTCCGTCCTCCGTTTTGGCTTTCGTTGCCGGCGTATGGGTGTTATGCGCTGATGGTCATTTTTCTTTTCCTTCTCATATTAAGGAATACCCAAAGAAAGCACAAACGCTTGATGGAACAACAAAAGCATGAGATGGAGATAACGCAACAGCATGAAATGGATGAGGCGAAGATGCGTTTCTTCACCAATGTCAGTCACGACCTTCGTACTCCGCTGGCTTTGATTATCACTCCGCTCGAAAAGTTGCTGGCTTCGGAGTCGGCCCGAAACCTGAAAGCAGACTTGGAGCTGATTCATCGCAATGCGGTGGCTTTACTGGACGAGGTCAATCAGTTGCTTGACTTCCGAAAACTGGATAAGCAGAAAGCCCAACTCTCTCTTTCATACGGTAACCTGTCGGATTTTGTCAAAGAGACTTGCGATTCCTTCAAGGAACTGTCTCTTAAAAACGGCATACAGTTGGAGTTAAACCTGATGGATGCCGATATCAGCATGTCCTTTGACCGAAACAAGATGCAACGCATTTTGCTCAACCTTCTGTCCAATGCCGCCAAGTACAATCGGGAAGATGGAAGCGTGGTGGTTACGGTCGATAAAATACGTGTGTCGGAAAAAGAACATGTACGCATACAAGTGGCCGATACAGGCATTGGCATCAAGGACGAGAACAAGGAAAAAGTGTTCGACCGTTTCTTTCAGGAACAGCACGCCGCCACAACGTATGTAGGCAGCGGCATCGGATTGCATATCGTTAAAGAATACGTGACCTTGCACCAAGGTACCATCCGGATAACCGATAATCGGCCGCAAGGAAGCATCTTTGTCATTACCTTGCCTGTCGTGGGCGGGACGAATGAGGAAAGGCAGCTTTGCCACGGCTCCCAAGAGGAAGGCATATCGGTTCTTGTGGTGGAGGACAACGACGATTTCCGCCGTTTCCTAGTGGGATGCCTGAAAGAACACTATCAGGTGTTCGAGGCTTCCAACGGCAAGGAAGCACTTGAGATCCTGTCGCAGCAGTCTGTACAAATGGTAATCAGCGACGTGATGATGCCTGTCATGGACGGGCTGGAATTATGCCATGCCGTCAAGACGGACATCCGGTTCTCGCACATCCCCGTCATCCTGCTGACCGCCCGCACCGCCGAAGAACATGTGTTGGGCGGATTGCGCGAAGGAGCCGACGACTACATCACCAAGCCTTTCAACCTCGACATCCTATTGTTGCGGATTCAGAAGTTGCTGCAATGGACACAGAGCAACCATGAAAAGTTCGGCAAGATGGAGGTATCTCCATCCGAAATAACGATTAGCAGTCTGGATGAACAATTAATAGAGAAGGCTATTCGCATTGTGGAAGAAAATATGGATAACTCAGAGTTTTCCGTTGAGGAGCTCAGCGCGCAGATAGGTATTAGCCGGAGTGGTCTATATAAGAAGTTGATGTCTATTACGGGGAAGTCTCCTTTGGAGTTTATGAGAATCTTACGTCTTAAACGCGGAAAACAATTATTGGAGAAGAGTCAACTCAGTATCTCTCAAATAGCTTATCAGGTGGGGCTGTCCCCCAAGCAGTTTGCCAAGTACTTTAAGGAAGAATATGGATGTCTGCCATCAGAATATAATTAG
- the dnaA gene encoding chromosomal replication initiator protein DnaA encodes MIENDHVVLWGRCLNIIRDNVPETTFKTWFEPIVPLKYEDKALTIGVPSPFFYEFLEEKFVDLLRAALYKEIGEGTQLMYCILTDKTNHITVNMEGSKRSSALPTQTVIRDGNKAPNPMQAPAPQDLDPHLNPNYNFENFIKGNSNEFSRTVGETVAKNPAKTFNPLFLYGPSGVGKTHLTNAIGTRIKELYPEKRVLYVSAHLFQVQYTDSVRTNHFNDFISFYQTIDVLIIDDIQEFAGVTKTQNTFFHIFNHLHQNGKQLILTSDRAPVMLQGMEERLLTRFKWGLVAELEKPDVELRKNILRNKIRRDGLNIPETVINYIAENVNESVRELEGIINSLLAQSIIFKRDVDLDLAERIVRKAVRCCESKPVTVEDIIQKVCNHYEIEESAIHTKTRKREVVQVRQVAMYLAKKHTDSSSSKIGQLIGNKDHATVLHACKIVKDQVEVDKTFKADIEEIEASLKRK; translated from the coding sequence ATGATTGAAAACGATCACGTCGTTTTATGGGGTCGTTGTCTGAACATTATCAGAGACAACGTACCTGAAACGACCTTTAAAACGTGGTTTGAGCCTATCGTACCGCTTAAATATGAGGACAAGGCACTGACAATTGGCGTCCCCAGCCCATTCTTCTATGAATTTTTAGAAGAAAAGTTTGTGGACTTGCTGCGCGCTGCCCTATATAAAGAAATTGGGGAGGGAACGCAGCTTATGTATTGTATCTTGACCGATAAAACCAACCATATAACTGTAAACATGGAGGGAAGCAAACGCTCTTCAGCACTACCCACACAAACAGTTATACGAGATGGTAACAAGGCACCTAATCCAATGCAGGCACCAGCTCCGCAGGATTTAGACCCACATTTGAATCCAAATTACAACTTTGAGAATTTCATAAAAGGAAATAGTAATGAGTTCTCACGTACGGTAGGGGAAACTGTAGCTAAAAATCCGGCAAAAACATTCAATCCTTTGTTTTTGTATGGACCGTCCGGCGTGGGTAAAACTCACTTGACTAATGCTATTGGTACTCGTATCAAGGAATTATATCCTGAAAAAAGAGTATTGTACGTATCAGCACATCTGTTTCAGGTGCAATATACCGACTCTGTGCGTACTAATCATTTCAATGATTTCATCAGTTTTTATCAAACCATAGATGTTTTGATTATTGATGATATTCAAGAATTCGCAGGAGTAACCAAAACTCAGAACACGTTCTTCCACATCTTTAACCATCTGCACCAGAACGGTAAGCAACTTATTTTGACTTCTGACCGCGCACCGGTAATGCTACAAGGTATGGAAGAACGTCTCCTGACCCGCTTTAAATGGGGCTTAGTGGCCGAATTGGAAAAACCGGATGTAGAATTGAGAAAGAATATCTTACGCAATAAAATACGTCGTGACGGTTTGAATATACCGGAAACAGTAATTAATTATATTGCTGAAAACGTAAATGAAAGTGTACGTGAACTAGAGGGCATCATTAATTCACTTCTGGCACAATCCATTATCTTCAAGCGTGATGTCGATTTGGATTTGGCTGAAAGAATTGTACGAAAAGCTGTACGCTGTTGTGAAAGCAAGCCTGTCACAGTGGAAGATATCATACAGAAAGTATGCAACCATTACGAGATAGAGGAATCTGCCATCCATACCAAAACTAGAAAAAGAGAAGTGGTACAAGTACGTCAGGTAGCTATGTATCTGGCCAAAAAACATACAGACTCCTCTTCTTCCAAAATTGGTCAATTAATAGGTAATAAAGATCATGCAACCGTATTGCACGCTTGTAAAATAGTAAAAGACCAAGTGGAGGTTGATAAAACATTTAAAGCGGATATTGAGGAAATTGAAGCTTCTCTCAAAAGAAAATAG
- a CDS encoding transporter, whose translation MDLLKFMKNWTLPLAMLAGVIGYFVFANFTFLEPTKPFMNGLISFLTPSLIFAQLLLTFCKIEPKELVPRVWHGWLLAIQAISCGIIALLLIFCPMDESYKEIFEAAMVCLICPTATAAAVITGKLGGSASSLTTYTLLSNILAAIAVPLVFPLVEPHTDVTFGIAFLKILSKVFPLLLAPFFIALLFRYYIPRFHKFLLEYHTSAFYLWAIALTIVMGQTTRSLVNSTADVTVEMLIAFAGLVTCCLQFYFGKRIGSAYNDRISAGQALGQKNTVLAIWMAVTYLNPLSSVGPGSYVVWQNIINSWQLWKKRKNEIKT comes from the coding sequence ATGGATTTGCTTAAGTTTATGAAGAATTGGACGTTACCTTTAGCTATGCTTGCAGGGGTTATCGGCTATTTTGTTTTTGCCAACTTCACTTTTCTGGAGCCGACAAAGCCATTTATGAATGGGTTGATTTCTTTTCTAACTCCTTCCTTGATTTTTGCCCAATTGTTGCTTACATTCTGTAAAATTGAACCAAAAGAGTTGGTCCCTAGAGTATGGCATGGCTGGTTGTTGGCTATTCAAGCTATTTCTTGTGGTATCATTGCGTTGTTGTTGATATTTTGTCCGATGGACGAATCTTATAAGGAGATATTCGAGGCGGCTATGGTTTGTCTTATTTGTCCTACTGCTACGGCAGCGGCAGTAATTACGGGGAAATTAGGTGGAAGTGCTTCCAGTTTGACTACTTATACATTACTTTCAAATATTTTGGCTGCAATAGCAGTTCCTTTGGTATTTCCATTGGTTGAGCCACATACGGATGTTACTTTTGGTATTGCTTTTCTTAAGATTTTAAGTAAGGTTTTCCCATTGTTGCTTGCGCCGTTTTTTATCGCTTTATTATTCCGTTATTATATCCCTCGATTCCATAAGTTTTTACTGGAATATCATACTTCAGCTTTTTATTTATGGGCGATAGCATTGACCATTGTAATGGGGCAGACTACTCGTTCTTTGGTTAACAGTACAGCTGATGTAACGGTAGAGATGTTGATTGCTTTTGCTGGTTTAGTAACTTGTTGTTTACAATTTTATTTTGGTAAAAGAATTGGTAGTGCATACAATGACCGTATAAGTGCAGGACAGGCATTGGGGCAAAAAAATACTGTACTAGCTATTTGGATGGCGGTTACGTATCTTAATCCTTTATCATCTGTCGGTCCAGGTAGTTATGTGGTGTGGCAAAACATTATCAATAGTTGGCAATTATGGAAAAAGAGAAAGAATGAGATAAAAACTTAA
- a CDS encoding N-acetylmuramoyl-L-alanine amidase produces MKTDRLKIIFLLCSLWLVLPCFCLAAKGKDFIVVIDPGHGGHDPGAIGRRGKEKNINLNVALKVGQLIQNNCNDVKVIYTRKTDVFIPLDRRAQIANNAKADLFISIHTNSVARSRTVRGAETYTLGLHRTEENLEVAKKENSVILIEDNYEQRYAGFNPNSSESYIIFEFVQDKNMEKSVKLATLIQKQFKNTAKRIDKGVHQAGFLVLRATSMPSVLVELGYISTPDEEQYLLSDAGTTALSNSIYKAFLNYKREHDAPTGRSRVQGQELPEPENKPKESRIEIQTAEPDTATEPDKVTKKPVPATQKKITGDQARTSAKPVFKIQILVSNKILPKGSKQLKGVSPVSYYREKGLYKYTYGESTDYNKILRMKRNITPKFKDAFIIAFKNGEKMNVNEAIKEFKKNR; encoded by the coding sequence ATGAAAACCGATAGACTTAAAATAATATTCCTGTTGTGTAGCCTGTGGCTGGTCCTCCCCTGTTTCTGCCTGGCGGCAAAGGGAAAGGATTTTATAGTCGTCATTGATCCCGGTCATGGCGGACATGATCCTGGCGCCATCGGCAGACGTGGAAAAGAAAAAAATATCAATCTGAACGTAGCTTTAAAAGTAGGACAACTGATCCAAAATAACTGTAATGACGTAAAGGTAATATACACCCGAAAGACAGATGTCTTTATCCCTTTAGACCGTCGTGCACAAATAGCTAATAATGCTAAGGCCGACTTATTCATCTCTATACATACCAATTCTGTAGCCCGTAGCAGAACTGTACGGGGAGCAGAAACTTATACGTTAGGACTTCACCGTACTGAAGAAAATTTGGAAGTTGCTAAAAAGGAGAACTCGGTTATTTTGATAGAGGATAATTATGAACAACGTTATGCCGGATTCAATCCAAATTCTTCCGAAAGCTATATTATTTTTGAATTTGTACAAGACAAAAATATGGAGAAGAGTGTAAAATTAGCCACTCTTATCCAAAAACAATTCAAGAATACAGCCAAACGGATAGACAAAGGAGTACATCAAGCCGGATTTCTAGTTCTACGCGCCACTTCCATGCCTAGTGTTTTGGTTGAATTAGGTTATATCTCAACACCGGATGAAGAACAATATCTTTTATCCGATGCAGGCACTACGGCATTATCTAACAGCATTTATAAAGCATTCCTCAATTACAAGCGCGAACATGATGCCCCCACCGGTCGCAGCAGAGTACAAGGACAAGAATTGCCGGAACCAGAAAACAAACCGAAAGAATCAAGAATAGAAATACAAACTGCGGAACCAGACACTGCAACGGAACCTGACAAAGTTACCAAAAAGCCTGTGCCTGCCACACAAAAAAAGATCACAGGCGACCAAGCCCGAACATCTGCCAAGCCTGTATTTAAAATACAAATATTGGTATCAAACAAAATATTACCCAAAGGAAGCAAACAACTGAAAGGTGTATCACCCGTTAGCTATTACCGTGAAAAAGGACTTTATAAATATACTTACGGAGAAAGTACGGATTATAATAAAATACTACGCATGAAACGTAATATTACTCCTAAATTTAAGGACGCTTTCATTATCGCTTTCAAAAACGGAGAGAAAATGAACGTGAACGAAGCCATCAAAGAATTTAAAAAGAATAGATAA